The following proteins come from a genomic window of Gottfriedia acidiceleris:
- a CDS encoding CoA-binding protein yields the protein MSKYPSREEIGKILKSSKVIAVVGLSGDPSKTSYMVSKAMQDAGYKIIPVNPTVDTVLGEKAVASLTEINEKIDIVNVFRRPEHLLPVAEEFLKIDCDVFFAQLGIENEEAYQLLKENGKTVIMDRCIKVEHAMTR from the coding sequence ATGAGTAAATACCCATCAAGAGAAGAAATTGGCAAGATTTTAAAATCAAGTAAAGTAATTGCAGTTGTTGGATTATCAGGGGACCCGTCTAAAACATCTTATATGGTAAGTAAGGCAATGCAAGATGCTGGATATAAAATTATTCCAGTAAACCCAACAGTTGATACTGTATTGGGAGAAAAAGCAGTAGCGAGTTTAACAGAAATAAATGAAAAAATTGATATTGTAAATGTATTTAGAAGACCTGAACACCTATTACCTGTAGCAGAAGAGTTTCTAAAAATTGATTGCGATGTTTTCTTTGCACAGCTTGGCATCGAAAACGAAGAAGCATATCAATTGTTAAAGGAAAATGGTAAAACGGTCATTATGGATCGTTGTATTAAAGTTGAGCATGCAATGACAAGATAG
- a CDS encoding S1C family serine protease, which yields MGYYDETDLYDENNHKRQKRSRRGGYPLVTGFIGAIIGAVTISIVSPDIFNLTNKPANLSNNDTNTVPTQVINVSREDLTTTIQNARKFVVGVNNYQSSNPFSMETEEAGSGSGVVYKKVGNKALVATNNHVVAGAKQLKVKMADGQLIDAKLVGTDELLDLAVVAIDAKYVTNIAKLGDSEKINVGETAIAIGNPLGFLESTVTQGIVSSKAREIPQDIDGDGVADYQTQVIQTDAAINPGNSGGALINAKGEVIGINSSKIAEQAVEGIGFAIPMNIAKPALDQIEKFGEVTRPVMGVGLKSLDEIPQFNIEETLKLPGSVTKGAVVTHVDPNTPAAKVGMKQLDVIVALDDKPVSDVISVREYLYSHKKVGDKLKITYYRDGKLTNSTLTLASSQ from the coding sequence ATGGGATATTATGATGAAACAGATTTATATGATGAAAATAATCATAAAAGACAAAAGAGAAGTAGACGTGGAGGATATCCACTTGTTACAGGCTTTATTGGAGCTATAATTGGGGCTGTAACGATCTCAATCGTATCCCCAGATATTTTTAACTTAACAAATAAACCTGCAAACTTATCAAATAATGATACGAATACTGTACCAACACAAGTTATTAATGTATCACGTGAAGATTTAACAACTACGATCCAAAATGCTCGCAAATTTGTAGTAGGAGTTAATAATTATCAATCATCAAATCCATTTTCAATGGAAACTGAAGAAGCTGGATCTGGTTCAGGTGTCGTTTATAAAAAAGTAGGAAATAAAGCTTTAGTAGCGACAAATAACCACGTTGTTGCTGGTGCAAAACAATTAAAAGTCAAAATGGCAGATGGTCAATTAATTGATGCTAAACTTGTTGGAACAGATGAATTATTAGATTTAGCTGTAGTAGCAATTGATGCAAAATATGTTACGAATATCGCTAAATTAGGTGATTCAGAAAAAATAAATGTAGGTGAAACTGCTATTGCAATTGGAAATCCACTTGGATTTTTAGAAAGCACTGTAACACAAGGAATTGTAAGTAGTAAAGCTCGTGAAATACCACAAGATATCGATGGAGATGGAGTTGCAGATTACCAAACTCAAGTAATACAAACAGATGCAGCGATTAATCCTGGTAATAGTGGTGGTGCTTTAATCAATGCAAAAGGTGAAGTAATCGGGATTAATTCAAGTAAAATTGCCGAACAAGCTGTTGAAGGTATTGGATTTGCAATTCCAATGAATATTGCAAAACCAGCTTTAGACCAAATCGAAAAATTTGGTGAAGTGACTCGACCTGTAATGGGTGTAGGCTTAAAATCACTTGATGAAATACCACAATTTAATATTGAAGAAACATTAAAATTACCTGGTTCAGTAACTAAAGGTGCAGTTGTTACACATGTTGATCCAAACACTCCTGCTGCGAAAGTTGGAATGAAACAATTAGATGTTATCGTTGCACTTGATGACAAACCAGTAAGTGACGTAATTTCTGTCAGAGAATACCTATATTCACACAAAAAAGTTGGTGATAAATTAAAGATTACTTATTACCGTGATGGAAAGTTAACTAATTCAACTTTAACATTAGCTTCTAGTCAATGA